In a single window of the Chlamydiota bacterium genome:
- the nrdB gene encoding Ribonucleoside-diphosphate reductase subunit beta, which produces MPGRFEAKDKRLINCNAVDVNQLMPLKYKWAWEHYLNGCANHWMPTEVPMAKDIELWKSDKLSKQERLVIMRNLGFFSTAESLVANNIVLAIFEHVTNPECRQYLLRQAFEEAIHTHTFHYIVESLNLDEGEIFNMYNEINSIHAKDQFEMEITKEMMEGNFSTDTLKGKQLFIKNLIAYYVIMEGIFFYSGFAMILSFHRQNKMTGIGEQFQYILRDETIHLNFGIDLINGIKEENPEIWTPEFQNEMLELIKKAVDLEILYAKDCLPTGILGLNADMFTEYVHYIGNRRLERIGFKAQWPNAKTPFPWMSETIDLGKEKNFFETRVNEYQSASNLQW; this is translated from the coding sequence ATGCCAGGACGATTTGAAGCCAAAGATAAACGCCTCATTAATTGTAATGCGGTGGATGTAAACCAACTCATGCCTCTAAAATACAAATGGGCGTGGGAGCACTACCTCAATGGATGTGCCAATCATTGGATGCCAACAGAAGTGCCCATGGCAAAAGATATTGAACTTTGGAAATCGGATAAATTATCCAAACAAGAACGTTTGGTGATCATGCGCAATCTTGGATTCTTTTCGACAGCAGAAAGCCTTGTTGCTAACAACATCGTTTTGGCCATTTTCGAACATGTCACCAATCCAGAATGCCGACAATACTTGCTGCGCCAAGCCTTTGAAGAAGCGATCCACACGCACACTTTCCACTACATTGTCGAATCGCTCAATCTTGATGAAGGTGAAATCTTCAACATGTACAACGAAATTAATTCCATACATGCAAAAGATCAGTTTGAGATGGAGATCACAAAAGAGATGATGGAGGGTAATTTTTCCACAGACACTTTAAAAGGAAAACAGCTCTTTATAAAAAATCTCATTGCGTACTACGTCATCATGGAAGGCATCTTTTTCTATTCTGGCTTTGCGATGATCTTGTCTTTCCATCGCCAAAATAAAATGACCGGCATTGGCGAGCAGTTTCAATACATTTTGCGCGACGAAACCATCCACTTGAATTTTGGCATCGATCTGATCAACGGTATCAAAGAAGAAAATCCCGAAATCTGGACACCTGAATTTCAAAACGAAATGCTCGAGCTCATTAAAAAAGCAGTCGATTTAGAAATTCTGTATGCCAAAGACTGTCTTCCTACAGGAATTTTGGGACTCAACGCCGACATGTTTACAGAATATGTGCATTACATTGGAAATCGACGTTTGGAGCGTATTGGTTTTAAAGCCCAGTGGCCTAATGCCAAAACGCCATTTCCTTGGATGAGTGAAACAATCGATCTTGGTAAAGAGAAAAACTTTTTCGAAACACGAGTGAATGAATATCAGTC